In one Brienomyrus brachyistius isolate T26 chromosome 12, BBRACH_0.4, whole genome shotgun sequence genomic region, the following are encoded:
- the LOC125704510 gene encoding macrophage mannose receptor 1-like, with the protein MFSAARWISMMGCNVFLLLKLLLISEFLSHCSCLSHQYHFVNINLTWTDAQAYCRQNYTDLATINNMEEMKRLTESVGSNYTGEAWIGLKNGTSWRWQWSSGEGDTGYTNWYIYSTYNQNNGYNCVGMRPNGYWNNIPCSYWRTAAHFICYTAPTYEDGINATGNFTWINQHMNWSDAQSYCRYNYTDLATVRNKEVNNLMHKMVTSKTWVWIGLFQDTWGWSDLSNSSFRNWKIGQNDYVNNACALAQVTWPGTWDVTPCDENHPFICYDDNLILVNSNMTWIDALNYCITYHSDLVSVHNEEIQYWVNRRAEKASTDHVWLGLRFSCYLNFWFWGSVNVEETNLQCVWNRRGI; encoded by the exons ATGTTTTCTGCAGCCCGTTGGATCAGCATGATGGGTTGTAATGTGTTTCTTCTGCTGAAACTTCTACTGATTTCAG AGTTTCTCAGCCACTGTTCATGCCTTTCACATCAGTACCATTTTGTAAACATAAACCTGACCTGGACTGACGCCCAGGCTTACTGCAGACAGAACTATACTGACTTGGCTACCATTAATAATATGGAGGAAATGAAAAGACTAACTGAGTCTGTAGGTTCTAATTATACTGGGGAGGCTTGGATAGGACTGAAGAATGGAACATCATGGAGATGGCAGTGGTCCTCAGGAGAAGGAGACACAGGGTACACCAACTGGTATATATATTCAACGTACAACCAGAATAATGGCTATAACTGTGTTGGGATGCGACCCAATGGTTATTGGAATAATATTCCATGTTCATATTGGAGAACAGCTGCGCATTTCATCTGTTATACTG CTCCCACCTATGAAGATGGAATAAATGCTACCGGGAACTTCACCTGGATTAACCAACATATGAATTGGTCTGATGCTCAGAGCTACTGCAGATACAATTACACAGACCTGGCCACTGTGAGGAATAAAGAAGTTAATAACTTGATGCATAAGATGGTTACAAGTAAGACTTGGGTATGGATTGGCCTGTTCCAGGACACATGGGGATGGTCAGACCTGTCAAACTCCTCATTCCGTAACTGGAAAATTGGCCAAAATGATTATGTGAATAACGCATGTGCTTTAGCACAGGTCACCTGGCCTGGGACATGGGATGTGACTCCATGTGATGAAAATCATCCATTCATATGCTATGATG ATAACCTGATCTTGGTAAATAGTAACATGACCTGGATTGATGCCCTGAATTACTGCATAACGTACCATTCGGACCTGGTGTCTGTCCACAATGAGGAGATCCAGTACTGGGTCAATAGGAGAGCTGAGAAGGCCTCCACTGATCATGTCTGGCTGGGGCTGCGCTTCTCCTGCTACCTGAACTTCTGGTTCTGG gggTCTGTGAATGTGGAAGAAACGAATCTTCAGTGTGTCTGGAATCGAAGAGGGATCTGA